One window of Gammaproteobacteria bacterium genomic DNA carries:
- a CDS encoding YfhL family 4Fe-4S dicluster ferredoxin produces the protein MSLVILDACINCALCEIECPNDAISQGPEYYQIDPDRCTECVGHFDTPQCQTICPIECIEPDPQYNESKSILLAKFKRLHPDKTPIL, from the coding sequence ATGAGTCTAGTGATTCTGGATGCTTGTATCAACTGTGCGTTGTGCGAAATTGAATGTCCAAACGACGCCATCTCGCAAGGTCCCGAGTACTATCAAATTGATCCTGACCGCTGCACAGAGTGCGTGGGGCATTTTGACACCCCACAGTGTCAAACCATCTGCCCGATCGAGTGTATTGAGCCAGATCCCCAATACAACGAAAGCAAATCCATCTTGCTTGCCAAATTCAAGCGACTACATCCAGACA